In the genome of Rhinolophus ferrumequinum isolate MPI-CBG mRhiFer1 chromosome 24, mRhiFer1_v1.p, whole genome shotgun sequence, one region contains:
- the SPINK1 gene encoding serine protease inhibitor Kazal-type 1: MKVTGIFLLIALALLSLSGNARADTLEREAICRNHVNGCTKIYNPVCGTDGNTYPNECELCMENKKHQSPILIKKSGPC; the protein is encoded by the exons ATGAAGGTTACAGGCATCTTTCTTCTCATTGCCTTGGCCCTGTTGAGTTTATCTG GCAACGCTAGAGCTGACACCCTGGAAAGAGAG GCTATATGTAGGAATCATGTTAACGGATGTACCAAGATCTATAACCCTGTCTGTGGGACTGATGGAAATACATATCCTAATGAATGCGAGTTGTGCATGGAAAATAA GAAGCACCAGAGTCCAATCCTCATTAAAAAATCTGGGCCTTGCTGA